A single Papilio machaon chromosome 12, ilPapMach1.1, whole genome shotgun sequence DNA region contains:
- the LOC106719206 gene encoding glycogen-binding subunit 76A isoform X1 yields MDQCKQNSEYNSPGINMSLEHQMPVLMKKTQMSGDRAGSGTQCGLTSLLPMSCRGRAAAFARDLHSRLRNLGAGHDDSESSWLARDTAPTHRPANSAQRDLDTFYDFELECESPSSPVEEYDAAFPERAAAADTVRPFCDVDTETEIKEQARLMLKHPDNNKNGFKFSTAFYTDYSPVKLQPVPRENGHTDKPLYSPISFEGCARQNSYDEIDCAVRSPAVVESERLSSPLNHSTIPDSDSEFESAKSDPSEANDEVTLTEKSLENDVTEGIENLSIIDLDLGEDEIPVDNIDIKVTAATDLVDSSQIITSEASEHNEMSPTPEIDPKLLSTEEKEEEETEDDRPQRVRRCSSLKTGKTPPGTPGRKKIVRFADVLGLDLADVKTFMDEIPVIPKSAYDDLTGCDMLSSSPPARAPPRLGTLTLVPLFQVPRDVTEKLEKMLVCLESARVCEGAHVTVCGSVRVRNLDFHKTVHIRYTMNRWKTYTDLQATYVQGSCDGYSDRFQFVLYAPCISSGQRLELAVRFQCKGQQFWDNNSGANYCFDCFGLGATSPAALIQTAPAALHPPLDWHPSFY; encoded by the coding sequence acGCAGATGAGCGGCGACCGCGCCGGCAGCGGGACGCAGTGTGGTCTGACGTCACTGCTGCCCATGTCGTGCCGCGGGCGCGCCGCCGCCTTTGCGCGCGACCTGCACTCCCGCCTGCGCAACCTCGGCGCCGGACACGACGACAGCGAGAGCAGCTGGCTCGCGCGAGACACCGCCCCCACACACAGGCCCGCTAACTCCGCACAAAGGGACTTAGACACATTCTATGATTTTGAACTAGAGTGCGAAAGCCCTTCCAGTCCTGTCGAAGAATACGATGCGGCGTTTCCGGAGCGAGCTGCTGCAGCAGACACGGTCCGGCCGTTCTGCGATGTCGATACCGAAACCGAGATTAAAGAGCAGGCCAGGTTAATGTTGAAACATCCggataataacaaaaatggtTTCAAATTCTCCACTGCTTTCTACACGGACTACTCACCAGTGAAATTACAACCGGTCCCGCGAGAAAACGGTCATACAGACAAACCACTTTACTCTCCTATAAGTTTTGAAGGTTGTGCGCGACAAAATAGTTACGATGAAATCGATTGTGCAGTTCGATCTCCGGCTGTTGTAGAATCTGAACGACTTAGCTCGCCACTGAATCATTCGACAATACCGGATAGCGATTCTGAATTTGAGTCTGCTAAAAGCGACCCATCGGAGGCCAATGATGAGGTTACATTAACAGAAAAGTCATTGGAAAATGATGTGACGGAAGGTATCGAAAATTTGTCAATTATAGATCTCGATCTTGGCGAAGACGAAATTCCTGTTGACAATATCGATATTAAAGTAACAGCTGCTACCGATCTTGTCGATTCGAGTCAAATTATTACCAGTGAAGCTTCTGAACATAATGAGATGTCCCCTACTCCCGAAATTGATCCTAAGTTATTAAGCACAGaggaaaaagaagaagaagagacCGAAGACGATCGTCCTCAACGCGTTCGTAGGTGCTCATCTCTAAAAACTGGCAAAACGCCGCCCGGCACGCCGGGACGAAAGAAGATCGTTCGCTTCGCCGACGTATTGGGACTCGATTTAGCAGATGTCAAAACGTTTATGGATGAAATTCCAGTTATTCCAAAATCCGCCTACGATGATCTAACCGGCTGCGACATGCTGAGTTCCTCGCCGCCCGCACGAGCGCCGCCCAGACTCGGCACTCTCACGTTAGTACCGCTATTCCAAGTACCGCGTGACGTCACTGAGAAGCTAGAAAAGATGCTCGTGTGCCTTGAGAGCGCTCGAGTTTGCGAAGGCGCTCACGTTACAGTCTGCGGTTCGGTGCGCGTAAGAAATTTAGATTTTCATAAAACTGTTCATATTCGCTACACGATGAATCGATGGAAAACTTACACCGATCTCCAGGCGACTTACGTGCAGGGCTCCTGCGACGGATATTCGGACCGCTTTCAGTTCGTGCTATATGCACCGTGCATATCTTCGGGGCAGAGGTTGGAGTTGGCCGTTCGATTCCAATGCAAGGGGCAGCAGTTTTGGGACAATAACAGCGGAGCTAACTACTGCTTCGACTGTTTCGGGCTGGGGGCGACCTCACCCGCGGCGCTGATTCAGACGGCGCCCGCGGCGCTTCACCCCCCCTTGGACTGGCACCCATCTTTTTACTGA
- the LOC106719206 gene encoding glycogen-binding subunit 76A isoform X2 — translation MDLRTQMSGDRAGSGTQCGLTSLLPMSCRGRAAAFARDLHSRLRNLGAGHDDSESSWLARDTAPTHRPANSAQRDLDTFYDFELECESPSSPVEEYDAAFPERAAAADTVRPFCDVDTETEIKEQARLMLKHPDNNKNGFKFSTAFYTDYSPVKLQPVPRENGHTDKPLYSPISFEGCARQNSYDEIDCAVRSPAVVESERLSSPLNHSTIPDSDSEFESAKSDPSEANDEVTLTEKSLENDVTEGIENLSIIDLDLGEDEIPVDNIDIKVTAATDLVDSSQIITSEASEHNEMSPTPEIDPKLLSTEEKEEEETEDDRPQRVRRCSSLKTGKTPPGTPGRKKIVRFADVLGLDLADVKTFMDEIPVIPKSAYDDLTGCDMLSSSPPARAPPRLGTLTLVPLFQVPRDVTEKLEKMLVCLESARVCEGAHVTVCGSVRVRNLDFHKTVHIRYTMNRWKTYTDLQATYVQGSCDGYSDRFQFVLYAPCISSGQRLELAVRFQCKGQQFWDNNSGANYCFDCFGLGATSPAALIQTAPAALHPPLDWHPSFY, via the coding sequence acGCAGATGAGCGGCGACCGCGCCGGCAGCGGGACGCAGTGTGGTCTGACGTCACTGCTGCCCATGTCGTGCCGCGGGCGCGCCGCCGCCTTTGCGCGCGACCTGCACTCCCGCCTGCGCAACCTCGGCGCCGGACACGACGACAGCGAGAGCAGCTGGCTCGCGCGAGACACCGCCCCCACACACAGGCCCGCTAACTCCGCACAAAGGGACTTAGACACATTCTATGATTTTGAACTAGAGTGCGAAAGCCCTTCCAGTCCTGTCGAAGAATACGATGCGGCGTTTCCGGAGCGAGCTGCTGCAGCAGACACGGTCCGGCCGTTCTGCGATGTCGATACCGAAACCGAGATTAAAGAGCAGGCCAGGTTAATGTTGAAACATCCggataataacaaaaatggtTTCAAATTCTCCACTGCTTTCTACACGGACTACTCACCAGTGAAATTACAACCGGTCCCGCGAGAAAACGGTCATACAGACAAACCACTTTACTCTCCTATAAGTTTTGAAGGTTGTGCGCGACAAAATAGTTACGATGAAATCGATTGTGCAGTTCGATCTCCGGCTGTTGTAGAATCTGAACGACTTAGCTCGCCACTGAATCATTCGACAATACCGGATAGCGATTCTGAATTTGAGTCTGCTAAAAGCGACCCATCGGAGGCCAATGATGAGGTTACATTAACAGAAAAGTCATTGGAAAATGATGTGACGGAAGGTATCGAAAATTTGTCAATTATAGATCTCGATCTTGGCGAAGACGAAATTCCTGTTGACAATATCGATATTAAAGTAACAGCTGCTACCGATCTTGTCGATTCGAGTCAAATTATTACCAGTGAAGCTTCTGAACATAATGAGATGTCCCCTACTCCCGAAATTGATCCTAAGTTATTAAGCACAGaggaaaaagaagaagaagagacCGAAGACGATCGTCCTCAACGCGTTCGTAGGTGCTCATCTCTAAAAACTGGCAAAACGCCGCCCGGCACGCCGGGACGAAAGAAGATCGTTCGCTTCGCCGACGTATTGGGACTCGATTTAGCAGATGTCAAAACGTTTATGGATGAAATTCCAGTTATTCCAAAATCCGCCTACGATGATCTAACCGGCTGCGACATGCTGAGTTCCTCGCCGCCCGCACGAGCGCCGCCCAGACTCGGCACTCTCACGTTAGTACCGCTATTCCAAGTACCGCGTGACGTCACTGAGAAGCTAGAAAAGATGCTCGTGTGCCTTGAGAGCGCTCGAGTTTGCGAAGGCGCTCACGTTACAGTCTGCGGTTCGGTGCGCGTAAGAAATTTAGATTTTCATAAAACTGTTCATATTCGCTACACGATGAATCGATGGAAAACTTACACCGATCTCCAGGCGACTTACGTGCAGGGCTCCTGCGACGGATATTCGGACCGCTTTCAGTTCGTGCTATATGCACCGTGCATATCTTCGGGGCAGAGGTTGGAGTTGGCCGTTCGATTCCAATGCAAGGGGCAGCAGTTTTGGGACAATAACAGCGGAGCTAACTACTGCTTCGACTGTTTCGGGCTGGGGGCGACCTCACCCGCGGCGCTGATTCAGACGGCGCCCGCGGCGCTTCACCCCCCCTTGGACTGGCACCCATCTTTTTACTGA
- the LOC106719092 gene encoding heparan sulfate 2-O-sulfotransferase pipe, with protein sequence MDHLFRQRRISMPKRTSELVALVAVSCTLFLFLHTRDLSTKLRRMQGRLNDDVTAFNHLTDRVQTDRTERVYASSQEFKEALEAIRRNTGAERSKPQRTLEAEEGRSQEDIEQELLDELSIPDPWELNNTARSEIELLFFNRVPKVGSQTFMELLRRLAIRNQFGFHRDTVQRVETIRLAPADQQVLVNVVSAHAPPASYIKHVCYTNFTRFGYPSPIYVNVVRDPVERVISWYYYVRAPWYYVERKRAFPDLPLPDPAWLKKDFETCVLSGDRECRYVEGETHEGIGDHRRQTLFFCGHEPQCTPFNSREALQRAKRVVEQQYAVVGVLEDMNATLLAFERYIPRFFQGALNLYWEELNTFNRINRNAFKPPVSEAVKQIVRANFTREIEFYEFCKQRLYTQLRALRDPDITLPTTTVNKPTRTDFLDNYLRP encoded by the exons GACGAGTGAGCTGGTAGCGCTAGTGGCGGTGTCCTGCACTCTGTTCCTATTTCTGCACACGCGCGATCTCAGCACCAAGCTGCGTCGTATGCAGGGCAGACTCAACGATGACGTCACCGCCTTCAATCATCTCACCGACA GAGTCCAGACGGATAGAACCGAGCGTGTGTACGCGTCTTCTCAAGAGTTCAAAGAAGCCCTCGAAGCTATCAGAAGGAATACTGGAGCG GAGCGCAGCAAACCGCAGAGGACGTTGGAGGCGGAAGAAGGAAGATCACAAGAGGACATTGAACAAGAACTGTTAGATGAACTATCGATCCCTGATCCCTGGGAGCTCAACAACACAGCGCGTTCAGAGATAGAGTTGCTGTTCTTCAACCGAGTTCCAAAGGTCGGCAGCCAAACCTTCATGGAGTTACTTCGAAGATTGGCTATAAGAAATCAATTTG GGTTCCACCGTGACACTGTGCAGCGTGTGGAGACAATCCGGCTAGCGCCTGCGGACCAGCAGGTGCTGGTGAACGTGGTGTCCGCGCACGCGCCGCCCGCATCTTACATCAAACATGTTTGCTACACTAACTTCACCAG gTTTGGCTATCCGTCTCCTATCTACGTGAACGTGGTCCGGGACCCAGTGGAGCGCGTCATCTCCTGGTACTACTATGTACGTGCGCCCTGGTACTACGTGGAGAGGAAGCGAGCCTTTCCAGACCTGCCGCTGCCGGATCCCGCATGGCTGAAGaag GATTTCGAGACGTGTGTGCTGAGTGGTGACCGTGAGTGTCGTTATGTGGAGGGCGAGACGCACGAGGGCATCGGAGACCATCGCCGGCAGACACTTTTCTTCTGCGGACACGAACCGCAGTGCAC GCCGTTCAACAGTCGGGAGGCGCTGCAGCGCGCCAAGCGCGTGGTGGAGCAGCAGTACGCAGTGGTCGGCGTACTCGAGGATATGAACGCGACTCTCCTCGCCTTTGAGCGATACATACCGCGCTTCTTCCAAGGAGCATTGAACTTGTATTGGG AAGAGCTGAACACGTTCAATCGAATCAATAGAAACGCATTCAAACCGCCAGTGTCGGAGGCGGTAAAGCAAATCGTACGAGCGAACTTCACCAGGGAGATTGAATTCTACGAATTCTGCAAACAAAGATTGTACACACAACTGCGAGCACTAAGAGACCCTGATATCACTCTTCCCACCACAACAGTCAACAAACCAACGAGAACTGACTTCCTTGACAATTATTTAAGGCCCTAA